Proteins encoded together in one Felis catus isolate Fca126 chromosome B3, F.catus_Fca126_mat1.0, whole genome shotgun sequence window:
- the LOC109501063 gene encoding translation initiation factor IF-2-like isoform X2, whose protein sequence is MTACCLSTLRDWGHTDCPQPTFPVRTPPRMVTQPLPQPRGRWSWHKAPGHCPPHPHPAGGPGRPGGPCIPLSPPEETQALGPAPGEASRTGQPRRCPDRLDGSIWPRAPAGQCLHKTPGPICKGTGWPLAQDPSARVTMPLEGRQLAQQRASDRKLPGAPTSRRGKAGLVP, encoded by the exons ATGACGGCATGCTGCTTGTCCACGCTGCGGGACTGGGGACACACAGACTGCCCTCAGCCCACCTTCCCGGTTAG GACCCCTCCGAGGATGGtcacccagcccctcccccagccacgaGGCCGGTGGTCCTGGCACAAGGCACCCGgccactgcccaccccacccccaccctgccggAGGCCCTGGGCGGCCGGGCGGCCCCTGCATCCCTCTCTCGCCACCTGAGGAGACCCAGGCCTTGGGACCAGCCCCCGGAGAGGCCAGCAGAACCGGCCAACCTAGGAGGTGTCCAGACCGCCTGGATGGCAGTATATGGCCCCGTGCGCCTGCCGGGCAGTGCCTCCACAAGACACCCGGACCTATCTGCAAGGGCACGGGATGGCCCCTGGCCCAGGACCCTAGTGCCCGTGTGACCATGCCACTCGAGGGTCGTCAGCTCGCACAG CAGCGGGCCTCTGACCGG AAACTTCCCGGGGCTCCAACCAGCCGGAGAGGAAAGGCTGGTCTTGTCCCGTGA
- the LOC109501063 gene encoding uncharacterized protein KIAA1522-like isoform X1, giving the protein MTACCLSTLRDWGHTDCPQPTFPVRTPPRMVTQPLPQPRGRWSWHKAPGHCPPHPHPAGGPGRPGGPCIPLSPPEETQALGPAPGEASRTGQPRRCPDRLDGSIWPRAPAGQCLHKTPGPICKGTGWPLAQDPSARVTMPLEGRQLAQQRASDRVSLTSKPTPHPPGLTSAPILDPSSKVGTHASQVLATPAAASSLDAGHHLLHQTLLLVPDAGPPSTHPPPQPALETLHGSPPLALAWASPTWHGACWGTLALPHLGLRPLAAGGVDKDSSSLGDLSAQPASPRAG; this is encoded by the exons ATGACGGCATGCTGCTTGTCCACGCTGCGGGACTGGGGACACACAGACTGCCCTCAGCCCACCTTCCCGGTTAG GACCCCTCCGAGGATGGtcacccagcccctcccccagccacgaGGCCGGTGGTCCTGGCACAAGGCACCCGgccactgcccaccccacccccaccctgccggAGGCCCTGGGCGGCCGGGCGGCCCCTGCATCCCTCTCTCGCCACCTGAGGAGACCCAGGCCTTGGGACCAGCCCCCGGAGAGGCCAGCAGAACCGGCCAACCTAGGAGGTGTCCAGACCGCCTGGATGGCAGTATATGGCCCCGTGCGCCTGCCGGGCAGTGCCTCCACAAGACACCCGGACCTATCTGCAAGGGCACGGGATGGCCCCTGGCCCAGGACCCTAGTGCCCGTGTGACCATGCCACTCGAGGGTCGTCAGCTCGCACAG CAGCGGGCCTCTGACCGGGTGAGTCTAACCTCGAAACCCACGCCTCACCCCCCGggcctcacctctgcccccatcCTGGATCCCTCATCCAAAGTGGGCACCCACGCCAGCCAGGTCCTGGCCACCCCGGCCGCGGCCTCCTCCCTGGATGCTGGGCACCACCTCCTCCACCAGACTCTCCTGCTGGTCCCCGACGCAGGCCCGCCCAGCACTCACCCACCCCCACAGCCGGCCCTAGAGACCCTCCACGGCAGCCCCCCACTGGCCCTGGCCTGGGCCTCCCCCACCTGGCACGGGGCTTGCTGGGGGACACTGGCACTCCCTCACCTGGGCCTCAGGCCCCTGGCTGCAGGTGGGGTTGACAAGGACAGCAGCTCTCTGGGGGACCTGAGTGCTCAGCCCGCCTCGCCTCGGGCCGGGTAG